One part of the Sulfolobus tengchongensis genome encodes these proteins:
- a CDS encoding DUF84 family protein — MTIVALGSKNPAKIEAVKEALKILKLDWNLIPVEIDSGVSKQPFCDETYIGARNRSLNAIKATGADIGIGIEGGICNVYGKFVAYAVVYAMTKDGLENFGISASFVLPRSIVSLIFQGKELGEASDIIFNTSNSKVREGAVGLLTNIIDRKTLYVQPVIFALYPIYNKSINNILF; from the coding sequence ATGACTATAGTAGCTTTAGGGAGTAAAAATCCTGCAAAGATTGAGGCTGTAAAAGAAGCGTTAAAGATCTTAAAATTAGATTGGAATTTGATACCAGTGGAGATAGATAGTGGAGTCAGTAAGCAACCCTTTTGTGACGAAACATATATTGGTGCCAGAAATAGATCTTTAAATGCTATTAAAGCAACGGGCGCGGATATAGGAATAGGGATAGAAGGTGGAATTTGTAACGTGTATGGGAAATTCGTAGCTTATGCAGTAGTTTACGCAATGACCAAGGATGGTTTAGAGAATTTCGGTATTTCAGCCTCATTTGTTTTACCTAGATCTATTGTTTCTTTAATATTTCAAGGTAAGGAGTTAGGCGAGGCCTCAGATATAATATTTAATACCAGTAATAGTAAGGTAAGAGAAGGAGCAGTTGGACTATTAACAAATATAATTGATAGAAAAACATTATACGTTCAACCAGTTATTTTTGCCTTATATCCAATATATAATAAATCTATTAATAATATTCTTTTTTGA
- a CDS encoding AMP-binding protein yields MDYYTLYTQSIEKPENYWESFANRLFFFDRWNRVILRDNKLPTARWFINGTTNIAYNALNHSGKALIFYQENKKAEEISFSDLNKISSMIAGLLLDKGVKKGDRVAIYMPNTIQTIATILASARLGVIYTLIFAGLGINAITSRISNLEPKLVISTDKTFRRGKEIKLYTNLANLVLPRDTVFDYPTEYKEFEHIESNEPLKIMYTSGTTGKPKGVILPHGAWMVGNYSVFDLMFSLKNNDIVLTTADVGWITFSRIMYGTLTHGATLAFMEGAPDYPANRLPNIIDELQPKVLFTSPTLLRTLQKMDIKLPKVEFIATAGEIMDETSWKYAMRFSDKVADVYGQTELGYVVGYPYSLDGVEPKIGYAGLPFPGAIMDTVNEEGKSIRGQVGHLVAKAPFPTQFIGIWKDNSKFLSYFEKFNAHDTGDLAIIDDNNYVKIVGRDDDMIKIAGHRITSGEVESVINSIEGVVESAAVSIPDEIKGEKLIVFYVGNSDERTIITKVRELLGPIYIIDKAYKVERLPKSRSGKIVRRVLRDLLLGKEIDETILEDPEVLKEIKNEIKGS; encoded by the coding sequence ATGGATTACTATACGTTATATACACAGTCAATAGAGAAACCAGAAAACTATTGGGAAAGTTTTGCTAACAGACTATTTTTCTTTGATAGATGGAATAGAGTAATACTAAGAGATAATAAATTGCCTACTGCCAGATGGTTCATTAATGGAACTACAAATATTGCATATAACGCTCTTAATCATTCAGGGAAGGCACTAATATTCTATCAAGAAAACAAGAAAGCTGAAGAAATTAGCTTCAGTGATCTGAATAAAATAAGTTCAATGATAGCTGGATTACTACTAGATAAAGGAGTAAAAAAAGGAGATAGAGTAGCAATTTATATGCCTAACACAATTCAAACTATAGCCACAATACTAGCTTCTGCTAGGTTAGGAGTTATCTATACATTAATCTTTGCTGGATTAGGAATTAACGCTATAACTAGTAGAATTTCGAATTTAGAGCCTAAATTAGTAATTTCTACGGATAAAACTTTTAGAAGAGGAAAGGAAATAAAACTCTATACGAATCTAGCCAATCTTGTGTTACCTAGGGATACCGTCTTCGATTATCCAACTGAATATAAAGAGTTCGAACATATAGAAAGCAATGAACCATTAAAAATAATGTATACCTCTGGGACTACTGGGAAACCTAAAGGCGTAATACTACCTCATGGGGCTTGGATGGTTGGAAACTATTCTGTGTTTGATTTAATGTTTTCGCTAAAGAACAATGATATAGTTTTAACTACTGCTGATGTAGGATGGATAACGTTTTCAAGAATTATGTACGGAACTCTTACACACGGAGCTACTTTGGCATTTATGGAAGGAGCACCAGATTATCCAGCAAATAGACTACCTAATATAATTGATGAGTTACAACCTAAGGTTCTGTTCACTTCACCTACATTACTTAGAACACTACAAAAGATGGATATTAAACTACCTAAAGTAGAATTTATAGCTACGGCAGGAGAAATAATGGATGAGACCTCATGGAAATACGCAATGAGATTTTCCGATAAAGTAGCTGACGTATATGGACAGACTGAACTAGGTTACGTTGTAGGATATCCATATAGCTTAGACGGCGTTGAGCCGAAAATAGGATATGCAGGATTGCCATTTCCAGGGGCAATAATGGATACTGTAAATGAGGAAGGAAAGAGTATAAGAGGACAAGTAGGACACCTAGTTGCAAAAGCGCCATTCCCCACTCAATTTATAGGAATTTGGAAAGATAACTCCAAGTTTCTGAGCTACTTTGAAAAATTTAACGCACATGATACGGGGGATTTAGCCATAATAGATGACAATAATTACGTAAAGATAGTTGGTAGAGATGACGATATGATAAAGATAGCAGGTCATAGAATAACCAGTGGTGAAGTAGAAAGTGTCATAAATTCAATCGAAGGAGTTGTAGAGTCAGCAGCAGTTAGTATACCAGATGAGATAAAAGGAGAGAAATTGATAGTTTTTTACGTGGGTAACAGCGATGAAAGAACGATAATTACAAAGGTAAGAGAACTCTTAGGCCCTATCTATATTATTGACAAGGCATATAAGGTTGAAAGATTACCAAAATCTAGAAGCGGTAAAATAGTTAGAAGAGTATTAAGAGACTTACTATTGGGAAAAGAGATAGATGAAACTATATTGGAAGACCCAGAAGTATTAAAGGAGATAAAAAATGAAATTAAAGGATCCTAA
- a CDS encoding cation transporter, which yields MISIKVLRRVSFIFLVTGIFLIPIFLFEFLFGAFFKSYILLADSYHALIDSLISFLFYFTLLKINTKSKRFPWGLYNLESLVVLTASIFVAYLSVNLVVDMFKAPTISDIPIWYSIILFVSSAYSFMIYVIERRYRYISVVRNDMNHSLLDSATEIISGIGLIVQSSLFTNLITIGIVLFTFSDIINQLKDTILSILGASYDSPLKFKLLNELRAKNISVVNLYLRKLGSFYAVYAYIALPKDITLGKAYRIKKKAKRIISKYDNIVLVDIKLIPLAEKKKKKILNQVNTFYSR from the coding sequence TTGATTTCAATTAAAGTCTTAAGGAGAGTTTCATTTATCTTTCTAGTCACTGGCATTTTTCTTATTCCGATCTTTTTATTTGAATTCCTTTTTGGCGCATTTTTTAAGTCATACATATTATTGGCGGATTCCTATCACGCGTTAATAGATTCACTAATTTCTTTCTTATTTTATTTTACTCTTCTAAAGATTAATACTAAATCTAAGAGATTTCCTTGGGGATTATATAATCTTGAAAGTCTTGTAGTCTTGACTGCCTCAATTTTTGTGGCTTATTTATCTGTAAATCTGGTAGTAGACATGTTCAAGGCCCCTACAATATCAGATATACCGATTTGGTATTCCATTATATTATTTGTTAGTAGCGCATATTCGTTTATGATCTATGTAATTGAGAGAAGATATAGATATATATCAGTAGTAAGAAATGACATGAATCATTCTTTATTAGATAGCGCAACTGAAATCATATCCGGCATAGGTCTCATAGTTCAGAGCTCATTATTTACTAATCTAATAACAATAGGTATAGTCTTATTTACATTTAGCGATATTATTAATCAACTAAAAGATACAATATTATCTATTTTGGGCGCTTCATACGATTCTCCATTAAAATTCAAATTGCTCAACGAATTAAGGGCTAAGAATATAAGCGTTGTAAACTTATATTTGAGGAAACTTGGTTCCTTTTATGCAGTGTACGCATATATTGCTTTGCCTAAAGATATAACACTTGGTAAAGCCTATAGAATTAAGAAAAAGGCTAAAAGGATAATAAGCAAATACGATAATATAGTCTTAGTTGACATTAAGCTTATACCCTTAGCAGAGAAGAAGAAAAAGAAGATATTAAATCAGGTCAATACTTTTTACTCTAGGTAG
- a CDS encoding menaquinone biosynthesis family protein codes for MVTIRIGALADSGDLYPFIPLIEGKIKPEGFNLEFEIIPTVQEVNEAVLKKDVDVSVPSVAMYPFIQDDYFILSNAVATATDGITGMPILGVKEMNEDEIKKSRLIVHGQNTTAFTLYRLLMGKYGKLVIIRRVLDEIKALGKEGDVLVAVHEIKMMFALKKLGIKVVRLGSMWDMWKSISNNTPMPMGMVVISKDLGKELAFKFKEVYEKSKKYAEKHLDEIIPKDVEIMRESQKADLDEEIVRKTIWADIEEYNVPVDQVRKGLEFFYKITEEKGILPRVKSIDLI; via the coding sequence ATGGTAACAATAAGAATAGGTGCCTTAGCAGATTCAGGTGATCTCTACCCTTTCATACCTCTAATTGAGGGGAAAATTAAACCTGAAGGTTTTAACTTAGAATTCGAAATAATACCAACAGTACAAGAGGTTAATGAGGCAGTACTGAAAAAGGATGTAGATGTATCAGTACCGTCAGTTGCGATGTATCCATTTATACAAGATGATTATTTCATATTAAGTAATGCAGTCGCAACTGCGACAGACGGTATAACTGGAATGCCGATATTGGGTGTAAAAGAGATGAATGAAGACGAAATTAAGAAAAGTAGATTAATAGTTCATGGACAGAATACTACTGCATTTACATTATACAGACTTTTGATGGGAAAATACGGAAAGCTTGTAATAATTAGAAGAGTGTTAGATGAAATAAAGGCTTTAGGGAAAGAAGGAGATGTACTTGTAGCTGTACATGAAATAAAGATGATGTTTGCACTTAAGAAGTTAGGGATTAAGGTAGTTAGGTTAGGCAGTATGTGGGATATGTGGAAAAGTATCTCCAATAATACTCCAATGCCAATGGGAATGGTAGTAATTTCGAAAGATTTAGGTAAAGAATTGGCATTTAAGTTTAAAGAAGTCTATGAAAAAAGTAAGAAATACGCTGAAAAACATTTGGACGAGATAATACCAAAAGATGTTGAGATAATGAGAGAATCACAAAAAGCTGATTTAGATGAAGAAATAGTTAGAAAAACAATCTGGGCTGACATAGAGGAATATAATGTACCAGTAGATCAAGTAAGAAAGGGCTTGGAATTCTTCTATAAGATAACCGAAGAAAAAGGTATTCTACCTAGAGTAAAAAGTATTGACCTGATTTAA
- a CDS encoding YhbY family RNA-binding protein has protein sequence MSSQEIKELIKRATARSADVRIGKQGVTEGILNEIKRRLQEHKVVKIKIGIKEIENRREFAEKVAQLTNAKLIEVRGYTFILAKIDSDR, from the coding sequence ATGTCGTCACAAGAAATAAAGGAATTAATAAAAAGAGCCACAGCTAGAAGTGCAGATGTGAGAATTGGTAAACAAGGTGTCACTGAAGGTATTTTAAATGAGATAAAAAGAAGACTACAAGAACATAAAGTTGTCAAAATAAAAATAGGAATAAAGGAGATTGAGAATAGGAGGGAGTTCGCTGAAAAAGTTGCTCAATTGACTAACGCTAAGCTTATAGAGGTGAGAGGTTACACATTTATATTAGCTAAAATTGATAGCGATAGATAA
- a CDS encoding MFS transporter, with product MKGLRIIIARVIYAIHWFYLAPLIPYFAIKLNISFRVLGLIPFSFFLGSGIMQVPSAYLSTKIGLRNTLILGLVIMSISPLLVASSSNFIELLIFYLIDGVGASMFFSTGGGILASLNKDSPGLALGIYNTAFAIGGLIGLNWYSAFGKDLSFYILSILTFASLVINISNPNLKPNWKMIRDYKIVILGIALAGIWGVYYAIGELYPSFAYYYMHLSLLNSSLFASLLLASSIIGGSLTFLADRKIRKFKLLIISAILGSIPSLLLYSELYVLGILITGIFNELAISVLYSIIAVLQKGANTTMGLALINSLNILVGMNFEPLASYFGYYMWIVVNVVGLLLFSLILIVRQNISV from the coding sequence ATGAAGGGATTAAGAATTATAATTGCTAGAGTCATTTACGCTATTCATTGGTTTTACTTAGCACCATTGATACCTTATTTTGCAATCAAGTTAAATATATCATTTCGAGTTCTTGGATTAATCCCCTTTTCCTTCTTCTTAGGTTCTGGTATTATGCAAGTGCCCTCAGCTTATCTATCAACTAAGATAGGGCTAAGAAATACCTTAATTTTAGGCCTTGTAATCATGAGTATCTCGCCATTATTAGTAGCCTCATCAAGCAATTTCATCGAATTGCTAATATTTTATCTTATAGATGGTGTTGGTGCTTCAATGTTCTTTTCCACTGGCGGGGGCATTTTGGCATCATTAAATAAAGATTCTCCAGGATTAGCATTGGGCATATATAATACTGCATTTGCAATAGGTGGTCTCATAGGTCTAAACTGGTATTCAGCCTTTGGTAAGGACTTATCATTCTATATACTATCTATCCTAACGTTTGCCTCATTAGTTATTAACATTAGTAATCCAAACCTTAAGCCTAATTGGAAGATGATTAGGGATTATAAGATCGTAATTCTAGGCATAGCATTAGCTGGAATATGGGGTGTTTACTACGCCATTGGAGAACTTTATCCCTCATTTGCATACTATTATATGCATTTAAGCTTGTTGAATTCTAGTTTATTTGCGTCTCTTTTACTGGCTTCTTCAATTATTGGTGGTAGCTTAACTTTTTTGGCTGATAGGAAAATCAGAAAGTTCAAACTCTTGATAATATCGGCTATATTAGGGTCAATTCCCTCTCTTCTTCTTTACTCCGAACTGTATGTTTTAGGAATATTAATAACAGGTATTTTCAATGAGCTAGCGATTTCAGTACTTTATTCCATTATTGCGGTTTTGCAGAAAGGTGCCAATACTACTATGGGCCTTGCATTAATTAATTCATTAAATATATTGGTTGGCATGAATTTTGAACCATTGGCCTCATATTTTGGATATTATATGTGGATTGTGGTTAACGTAGTAGGATTATTACTTTTTTCATTGATATTAATAGTTAGGCAGAATATCTCAGTTTAA
- the trxA gene encoding thioredoxin, translating into MNDELNDPELQKILSKKVQQIISNKEKEKEQKELVKHLDSKTFYDFIAKNKIAVIDFWAEWCAPCLILAPIVEELASDYPQVAFGKLNTEENPDIAMKYGIMSLPTIMFFRDGEPVDQILGAVPREEIEARIRMLLD; encoded by the coding sequence ATGAATGACGAACTAAATGACCCAGAATTACAAAAAATCCTATCTAAAAAAGTGCAACAAATAATCAGCAATAAGGAAAAAGAAAAGGAGCAAAAGGAACTTGTAAAGCACTTGGATTCTAAGACATTTTATGATTTTATAGCAAAGAATAAAATTGCTGTTATCGACTTTTGGGCAGAATGGTGCGCTCCATGCCTTATATTAGCGCCAATAGTGGAGGAACTAGCTAGTGATTATCCACAAGTAGCGTTTGGAAAGCTAAATACTGAGGAGAATCCTGATATAGCAATGAAATATGGGATAATGAGCCTACCAACTATTATGTTCTTCAGAGATGGTGAACCAGTGGATCAAATTTTAGGCGCTGTCCCAAGAGAAGAGATCGAAGCACGAATAAGAATGCTATTAGATTAA
- a CDS encoding 16S rRNA methyltransferase, producing the protein MNLNIILLEASLELVPKEIINHPAVVKNAKRRGKKPEETLLDISLHYHAMKNLKDNYKRGRPDIVHQALLVMLTDPTIKGNFFIHTVQSKIIRVNPNMRPPKNYMRFIGLMEQLLKYGKIPINGGETLMEVTNLTLEDVLSKYNLILLSEKGEKISPEEICRSNENLIIGIGAFPHGDFSEKILKLAKKIYSISKFPLETQQVICRIFSACNAILGWP; encoded by the coding sequence ATGAATTTGAATATAATCTTATTGGAAGCCAGTTTAGAATTAGTACCGAAAGAGATAATAAACCATCCTGCAGTAGTTAAAAACGCTAAAAGGAGAGGTAAGAAACCAGAGGAAACACTGCTAGACATCTCACTCCATTATCACGCTATGAAAAATCTGAAGGATAATTATAAAAGAGGAAGACCGGATATTGTACATCAAGCATTACTTGTGATGTTAACTGATCCAACAATTAAGGGTAATTTTTTCATACATACTGTGCAATCTAAAATAATAAGAGTAAATCCCAACATGAGACCGCCAAAGAATTATATGAGATTCATAGGTCTAATGGAACAATTACTGAAATATGGCAAAATACCAATTAACGGTGGTGAAACTTTGATGGAAGTGACAAATCTCACTTTAGAAGACGTTTTATCCAAATATAATCTGATTTTACTTTCTGAAAAGGGAGAGAAGATATCGCCTGAAGAAATTTGCAGATCAAATGAGAATTTAATTATAGGAATAGGTGCTTTTCCTCACGGAGATTTTTCAGAAAAAATTCTAAAACTAGCAAAGAAAATTTACTCGATAAGTAAGTTCCCATTAGAAACGCAACAAGTTATATGTAGAATATTTTCAGCGTGCAATGCTATTCTAGGTTGGCCTTAA
- a CDS encoding NAD(P)/FAD-dependent oxidoreductase, with amino-acid sequence MNEYDMVIIGGGPVGLFSTFYAGLRDMKALLIDAQDELGGQLVSLYPEKIVYDVGGIPGIQAYELAQRLIEQAKMFGPDIRINEWADMIEKTNDNMWIVKTDKGSYKTKTILIAAGIGKITPSRLGAKGEIEYENKGVYYTVRRKKDFEGKRVLVVGGGDSAVDWALTLAPVAKSVTLIHRRDQFRAHERSVKELFRVANVYVWHELKEVKGDGNKVTQAIIFDNRTKEEKVLDIDAVIISIGYKGDLGNIPKWGVNMKGRDILVNGKMETNLPGVYAAGDIVQQEGSPKLALIAVGFSHAAIAVSVAKKYVEPSASLFAGHSSEMDKFKPK; translated from the coding sequence ATGAATGAGTACGACATGGTGATAATAGGAGGAGGTCCAGTAGGTCTTTTTTCAACCTTTTATGCTGGATTAAGGGATATGAAAGCCTTGTTAATAGATGCTCAAGATGAATTAGGAGGGCAATTAGTATCACTATATCCAGAGAAGATAGTATATGATGTAGGTGGTATTCCCGGAATTCAAGCATACGAATTAGCCCAAAGACTTATTGAACAAGCTAAGATGTTCGGGCCGGATATAAGGATAAATGAATGGGCAGACATGATAGAGAAGACCAACGATAACATGTGGATAGTTAAGACTGATAAAGGGTCTTATAAGACGAAAACAATTCTTATTGCAGCGGGTATTGGGAAAATAACTCCATCAAGATTGGGTGCTAAGGGAGAAATCGAGTATGAAAATAAAGGTGTTTATTACACCGTGAGAAGAAAGAAGGATTTTGAGGGCAAAAGAGTACTAGTAGTAGGTGGAGGAGATTCCGCAGTAGATTGGGCATTAACTTTAGCTCCAGTAGCTAAATCCGTTACGTTAATTCATAGAAGAGATCAATTTAGAGCTCATGAAAGAAGTGTAAAGGAACTGTTTAGGGTAGCTAACGTATATGTGTGGCATGAGTTAAAAGAAGTGAAGGGGGACGGGAATAAAGTAACTCAAGCTATAATATTTGATAATAGAACAAAAGAGGAAAAAGTATTAGATATTGATGCGGTGATTATAAGTATAGGCTATAAGGGTGATTTAGGTAATATTCCAAAATGGGGAGTAAATATGAAAGGTAGGGATATTTTAGTTAATGGAAAGATGGAAACTAACCTCCCTGGCGTATATGCAGCTGGTGACATCGTACAACAAGAAGGTTCTCCAAAACTTGCTTTAATAGCCGTAGGTTTCTCTCATGCCGCAATAGCAGTAAGCGTTGCTAAAAAATACGTGGAACCCAGCGCATCTCTGTTTGCAGGTCACAGTTCAGAAATGGACAAATTTAAACCTAAATAA
- a CDS encoding NAD(+)/NADH kinase: MRVKIVSKPIAQLNSFVEKIKEISFRLGFEVVDSDFDYVIAVGGDGTLLRAVKQGKPVIAVKAGRRGLLMDVPMDKIEDALLRLKKGDYKEEEYMLLEMISNDKVELAFNEAGILYDRPEAIRIGIQFDTEKVSVEGDGVLVSTPQGSSGWGLSITNSLLYKDLNAIEIIFVNPIFYYLRSVVIPPKTLTLKLEDKGYPQTARVVVDGEVATLIKTNQQITIRVSKNRAKILRFYNLDLIGEVLHAYHI; encoded by the coding sequence ATGAGAGTTAAGATAGTTAGCAAGCCAATTGCTCAACTAAATAGCTTTGTAGAAAAAATTAAGGAAATCTCCTTCAGATTAGGTTTTGAGGTAGTTGATAGTGATTTTGACTATGTTATAGCAGTAGGTGGAGATGGAACTTTATTAAGAGCTGTTAAACAAGGTAAACCCGTAATTGCAGTGAAAGCAGGAAGAAGAGGACTGTTAATGGACGTACCTATGGATAAAATTGAAGATGCGTTGCTCAGATTGAAAAAGGGAGACTATAAGGAAGAGGAATACATGCTTCTGGAAATGATTTCTAACGATAAAGTGGAATTAGCATTTAATGAGGCAGGAATACTATATGATAGACCAGAAGCTATAAGAATTGGTATACAGTTTGATACAGAAAAAGTTTCCGTAGAAGGTGATGGTGTGCTAGTTTCTACACCTCAAGGAAGTAGTGGATGGGGATTATCAATAACAAATTCTCTATTATATAAAGATTTAAATGCAATAGAGATCATATTCGTGAACCCCATTTTCTATTATTTGAGATCAGTGGTAATACCGCCAAAAACCTTAACATTAAAATTGGAGGATAAGGGATATCCACAGACAGCTAGAGTTGTGGTAGATGGTGAAGTTGCTACATTGATAAAAACTAACCAACAAATTACAATTAGGGTATCTAAGAATAGGGCGAAAATATTAAGATTCTATAATTTAGACTTAATAGGAGAAGTGCTCCATGCATATCATATTTGA
- a CDS encoding DUF371 domain-containing protein — MIAIDKVRIKGHSNIRALHKTTLEITKDNYLTIRGDCIIGISADKGAKDLSDSFKKIAKNDGSFIYAVIRVYNLIDIIHGRGSFKFSFENSNKIIFRKSTFIEGSTIMINSDKAARDIDRKIIDLLKAEWEGEAYILASDKALKDEEILRVIINFNPVSFT; from the coding sequence TTGATAGCGATAGATAAGGTAAGGATAAAAGGGCATAGTAATATTAGAGCTTTACATAAAACTACGTTAGAGATAACTAAGGATAATTATCTCACTATAAGGGGAGATTGCATTATCGGAATCTCTGCTGATAAAGGAGCTAAAGATCTTAGTGATAGTTTTAAGAAAATAGCTAAAAATGACGGAAGCTTTATCTATGCAGTAATTAGAGTATATAACCTTATAGACATAATACATGGTAGAGGATCTTTTAAGTTCTCCTTCGAAAATAGCAACAAAATCATATTTCGGAAATCCACCTTTATAGAAGGCTCTACAATAATGATAAACTCTGATAAGGCTGCTAGGGATATAGACAGAAAGATAATAGACTTACTTAAAGCTGAATGGGAGGGTGAAGCTTACATCTTAGCATCTGACAAGGCCCTTAAAGATGAAGAGATTCTTAGAGTAATCATTAATTTTAATCCAGTTAGCTTCACCTAA
- a CDS encoding ribonuclease P protein component 4 has translation MKRKNQIRKRIIELIEQANITAREGNIEIAREYIKLAVMYSRKGRVKIPLKYKRMFCRRCFTPLIPGLTERIRIRSKILIRTCLICNWQRRYVVTRNKGINKKSHS, from the coding sequence GTGAAAAGAAAAAATCAAATTAGGAAAAGGATAATAGAGCTTATAGAGCAAGCTAATATTACTGCTAGAGAAGGGAATATAGAAATAGCAAGAGAATATATTAAATTAGCCGTAATGTACTCCAGAAAAGGAAGAGTGAAAATCCCATTAAAATATAAGAGAATGTTCTGTAGAAGGTGCTTCACGCCATTAATTCCGGGATTAACCGAGAGGATACGAATTAGGTCAAAAATATTAATCAGAACATGCTTAATTTGTAATTGGCAGAGGCGATATGTCGTCACAAGAAATAAAGGAATTAATAAAAAGAGCCACAGCTAG
- a CDS encoding methyltransferase, protein MRTERLNKDFPGVRSFYIIGDIAIITPKRVNVDYKLVAQKIMQNHPKIKAVYLKKRVKGELRTNELEFLAGEKTTATIYKENGLSFYVDISKVYVNPSLSGDRLRNVELINDGSIILDAFTGYGAIALNIAHKKKVYVVAGDINIEGLYMLKESLRLNKIKGIVDIIQFDAKSLPFRDKCFQITFGDNPTMIVNFKEELCRVSQNVVFYYLCESEAKARNDLGEANWIKINDYSKNLFIFKGLVRC, encoded by the coding sequence ATGAGAACAGAGAGGCTCAATAAAGATTTCCCTGGCGTAAGAAGTTTTTATATAATTGGTGATATAGCGATAATTACCCCTAAACGAGTTAATGTAGATTATAAACTAGTTGCTCAGAAAATCATGCAGAATCATCCTAAAATAAAGGCGGTGTATCTTAAAAAGAGAGTAAAGGGCGAGCTCAGAACTAATGAACTAGAATTTTTAGCAGGCGAAAAGACAACTGCTACTATATATAAAGAAAATGGTCTTTCATTTTATGTAGATATATCTAAGGTCTATGTTAATCCATCTCTATCAGGTGATAGGCTTAGAAATGTTGAGCTAATTAACGATGGTAGTATTATATTAGACGCGTTTACTGGATATGGGGCAATTGCGTTAAATATAGCTCATAAAAAGAAAGTATATGTTGTAGCAGGTGATATCAATATTGAAGGATTATATATGCTCAAGGAATCCTTAAGATTAAATAAAATAAAGGGAATAGTAGATATAATACAGTTTGATGCAAAGTCCTTGCCATTTAGAGATAAATGCTTTCAAATAACATTTGGTGACAATCCCACAATGATAGTGAATTTTAAGGAGGAATTATGCCGTGTTTCACAAAATGTTGTATTTTATTATTTATGTGAATCAGAAGCTAAGGCAAGAAATGATTTAGGTGAAGCTAACTGGATTAAAATTAATGATTACTCTAAGAATCTCTTCATCTTTAAGGGCCTTGTCAGATGCTAA
- a CDS encoding NOB1 family endonuclease yields the protein MHIIFDTSAFLAGLQLSLDKVYTTQEVINEIKDSYSRFNLEISISSGKVIVMKPSLKNSDKVFKVLNEIRERKLSKTDISIIALALDLQPSIVFTDDLSVQNVLKYLGIQFSSVKISKKVEKSFKFKYMCLNCKREFETVYEGCPYCGGEIIKRRVY from the coding sequence ATGCATATCATATTTGACACGTCTGCATTTCTTGCGGGACTGCAACTATCTTTAGACAAAGTATATACTACACAAGAGGTAATAAATGAAATAAAGGACAGTTATTCTAGATTTAATTTAGAGATCTCTATATCTTCGGGAAAAGTAATAGTAATGAAGCCATCACTAAAAAACAGCGATAAAGTTTTTAAAGTACTAAATGAGATAAGGGAGAGAAAACTATCTAAAACTGATATATCAATCATAGCGTTAGCGTTAGATTTACAGCCATCAATTGTTTTTACTGATGACCTATCAGTTCAAAACGTACTTAAATACCTGGGAATACAATTCTCATCAGTAAAAATTAGCAAGAAAGTAGAAAAAAGCTTTAAATTTAAATATATGTGCTTAAACTGTAAGAGGGAATTCGAAACAGTTTATGAGGGATGCCCGTATTGTGGAGGAGAAATTATAAAAAGAAGAGTATACTGA